In a single window of the Acetivibrio clariflavus DSM 19732 genome:
- a CDS encoding IS256 family transposase, with product MSTLSKEHIKQLVRENNFQSVSDVNAYLKDIFKDIIQELLEAELEAELGYAKDDVANKNTDNSRNGYTPKKIKSEFGEIDIQVPRDRKGEFQPKIIPKYQRNVSGIEEKVIALYARGMSTRDISQQIEELYGFSLSPEMVSKITDRIAPEIKEWQQRPLEPIYSFIFMDAIHYKVKDEGRITNRAAYVVLGVTIDGYKDILEIWIGDNESSKFWLGVLNDLKNRGVQDVLIFCVDGLTGLKEAINAAYPKSEVQRCIIHQLRNSFKYVPYKDLKAFSNDFKEVYHAINEEIALEKLYELKEKWGKEYPFAIRSWENNWDVISPFFKFPEEIRKIIYTTNIIEGLHRQFRKVTKTKTIFPTDSSLEKILYLASMNVVKKWTQRYKNWDRVLSQLVIQYPGRLEEYI from the coding sequence ATGTCAACACTATCAAAAGAACATATAAAGCAATTAGTTCGGGAAAATAATTTCCAAAGCGTATCAGATGTAAATGCATATCTAAAAGACATTTTTAAAGATATTATTCAAGAACTGCTTGAGGCAGAACTTGAAGCAGAATTGGGTTATGCAAAAGATGATGTGGCAAATAAAAATACCGATAATAGCCGTAATGGTTATACACCAAAAAAAATAAAAAGTGAGTTTGGTGAAATTGATATACAAGTGCCTAGAGATCGTAAAGGAGAATTTCAACCTAAAATTATCCCAAAATATCAGCGTAATGTTTCCGGAATTGAGGAAAAAGTTATAGCTCTATATGCAAGGGGAATGTCTACAAGAGATATTAGTCAACAAATTGAAGAACTTTATGGATTCAGCCTGTCTCCGGAGATGGTTAGCAAGATTACTGACAGAATTGCTCCAGAAATAAAAGAATGGCAGCAAAGACCTCTTGAACCTATATATTCTTTTATATTTATGGACGCAATTCATTATAAGGTAAAGGATGAAGGAAGAATAACAAACCGGGCAGCTTACGTTGTTCTAGGAGTTACTATTGATGGATATAAAGATATCTTAGAGATATGGATTGGTGATAATGAATCGTCAAAATTTTGGCTTGGTGTACTGAATGACCTTAAAAATAGAGGAGTACAGGATGTTTTAATTTTTTGTGTTGATGGACTTACCGGACTTAAGGAAGCCATAAATGCTGCATATCCAAAATCTGAAGTGCAGCGTTGCATAATACATCAGCTGAGAAATTCTTTTAAGTATGTGCCATACAAAGACCTAAAAGCATTTAGTAATGATTTCAAAGAAGTATATCATGCTATTAATGAAGAAATAGCATTAGAAAAACTTTATGAACTTAAAGAAAAGTGGGGAAAGGAATATCCTTTTGCAATACGTAGTTGGGAAAATAACTGGGATGTTATAAGTCCATTTTTCAAATTTCCAGAAGAAATACGAAAAATAATTTATACTACAAATATAATTGAAGGACTACATCGTCAGTTTCGTAAGGTCACAAAAACAAAAACAATATTTCCAACAGACAGTTCACTAGAAAAGATTTTATATTTAGCATCAATGAATGTAGTAAAAAAATGGACACAACGTTACAAAAACTGGGATAGAGTACTTAGCCAATTGGTAATCCAATATCCAGGTAGGCTGGAAGAGTATATTTAA
- a CDS encoding acetate/propionate family kinase produces the protein MKILVINTGSSSLKYQLIDMTNENVLAKGVCDRIGLEHSFLKHTRIGSDPVIIEKDLYNHKIAVQEVLSALTDSKTGVISSMSEIAAVGHRIVHGGEKFKESVIIDDNVMAAIKECVELAPLHNPANIIGIEACQQIMPNIPMVAVFDTAFHQTMPPYAYIYALPFEIYEKYRLRKYGFHGTSHKYVAHRAAEMLGRPIEELKIITCHLGNGASICAVKYGKSIETSMGFTPLQGLAMGTRSGTIDPAVISFLMEKEKMSVKDISDFLNKKSGVLGVSGVSSDFRDVQEAAENGNERAKLALDIFCYKVKRFIGDYMGILNGADAVVFTAGIGENNDLVRSMILKDMDFLGIVIDEEKNKVKGKEIDISAPGARVKTLIIPTNEELAIARETKKLLS, from the coding sequence ATGAAAATATTAGTTATAAATACGGGCAGTTCCTCGTTAAAGTATCAGCTTATTGATATGACTAATGAAAATGTTCTTGCAAAAGGGGTATGTGACAGAATCGGTCTTGAGCATTCTTTTCTGAAACATACCAGAATCGGAAGCGATCCTGTTATTATTGAAAAGGATTTGTATAACCACAAAATTGCCGTACAGGAAGTTTTAAGTGCTCTTACTGACAGCAAAACCGGTGTTATATCCAGTATGTCTGAAATAGCCGCCGTTGGACATCGTATTGTTCATGGAGGAGAAAAATTTAAAGAGTCGGTTATAATTGATGATAATGTTATGGCTGCAATAAAAGAGTGCGTTGAACTTGCACCTTTGCACAATCCGGCAAATATAATCGGTATTGAAGCATGTCAGCAGATTATGCCCAATATACCGATGGTTGCTGTTTTTGATACTGCATTCCATCAGACTATGCCGCCTTATGCTTATATATATGCACTTCCTTTTGAGATATATGAAAAATACCGCTTGAGAAAATACGGTTTCCACGGAACTTCCCACAAGTACGTAGCACATAGAGCTGCCGAAATGCTCGGAAGGCCTATAGAAGAATTGAAGATAATTACTTGTCACTTGGGTAACGGGGCTAGCATATGTGCCGTTAAGTACGGAAAGTCCATTGAAACATCAATGGGATTTACTCCTCTTCAGGGTCTGGCTATGGGTACAAGAAGCGGAACAATTGACCCGGCTGTTATATCCTTCCTGATGGAGAAAGAAAAGATGTCGGTAAAGGATATAAGCGACTTTTTGAACAAAAAATCGGGAGTACTCGGAGTTTCAGGTGTAAGCAGTGATTTTAGAGATGTCCAGGAAGCTGCTGAAAACGGAAATGAAAGAGCAAAACTTGCTTTGGATATTTTCTGCTATAAAGTAAAGCGCTTTATTGGAGATTATATGGGTATATTGAATGGTGCTGATGCGGTTGTATTCACTGCCGGAATCGGTGAAAACAATGACCTGGTAAGATCAATGATATTAAAAGATATGGACTTTTTGGGTATTGTTATAGATGAAGAAAAGAATAAAGTAAAAGGCAAGGAAATTGATATAAGTGCGCCAGGGGCAAGAGTTAAGACACTTATAATTCCAACCAATGAAGAGCTTGCCATAGCAAGAGAAACTAAAAAGCTGTTGAGCTAA
- the pta gene encoding phosphate acetyltransferase, which translates to MGFLEQIIERAKSDVKTIVLPESTDLRVLKAASMISEQGIADVVLVGDEAEIKKLAGDIDLSKVAIENPNTSSNFEKYAEAFCELRKSKGMTIEEARETMKNPLYYGVMMVKQGQADGMVAGAINSTANTLRPALQILKTAPGTKLVSAFFVMVVPNCEYGHNGVFVYGDCGLVENPDADQLSEIAIASAKSFKQLVQAEPQVAMLSYSTYGSAKSELTEKVIKATQLAKEKAPHLALDGELQADAALVEAIGKSKAPGSNVAGKANVLIFPDLNCGNIAYKLTERLAKAEAYGPITQGIAKPVNDLSRGCSAEDIVGVVAITAVQAQNA; encoded by the coding sequence ATGGGTTTTTTAGAACAAATTATTGAAAGGGCAAAGTCCGATGTTAAGACAATTGTACTTCCTGAAAGTACAGATTTAAGGGTGCTTAAAGCAGCATCTATGATTTCCGAACAAGGAATTGCAGACGTAGTACTTGTAGGGGATGAAGCAGAAATCAAAAAACTTGCGGGAGATATTGACTTATCAAAAGTTGCAATTGAAAATCCCAATACTTCCTCGAATTTTGAAAAATATGCAGAAGCTTTTTGTGAACTTAGAAAATCTAAGGGAATGACTATTGAAGAAGCCAGGGAAACAATGAAGAACCCCCTCTATTACGGCGTTATGATGGTTAAACAAGGGCAGGCAGACGGTATGGTAGCAGGTGCAATCAATTCGACTGCAAATACATTGAGGCCTGCTCTTCAAATTTTGAAAACGGCACCGGGGACAAAGCTGGTATCGGCATTCTTTGTAATGGTAGTTCCAAATTGTGAATACGGTCATAACGGAGTTTTCGTTTACGGGGATTGCGGTCTTGTTGAAAATCCTGATGCAGACCAGCTTTCAGAGATTGCAATAGCTTCTGCCAAATCCTTTAAGCAGTTGGTACAAGCTGAACCTCAGGTTGCAATGTTGTCCTATTCAACCTATGGCAGTGCAAAGAGTGAATTGACTGAAAAAGTGATTAAGGCAACCCAGCTGGCAAAAGAAAAAGCACCACATCTTGCTTTAGATGGTGAATTACAGGCTGACGCAGCACTTGTGGAAGCTATCGGTAAATCAAAAGCACCGGGCAGCAATGTGGCAGGAAAAGCAAACGTTCTGATTTTCCCTGACTTAAATTGCGGTAATATTGCTTATAAGCTTACTGAGAGACTTGCAAAAGCTGAAGCCTATGGTCCTATAACACAGGGTATAGCAAAACCTGTTAACGACCTTTCAAGAGGTTGTTCTGCGGAAGATATTGTAGGAGTTGTTGCGATAACTGCAGTTCAGGCTCAAAATGCTTAA
- the ligA gene encoding NAD-dependent DNA ligase LigA encodes MDIKKRIEELRKTIEYHNDKYYNQDDPEISDYEYDQLSLELRKLEQEYPEFAAPDSPTQKVGGTVKRELRKVQHDVPVISLQDVFSKEEVYSFVYKMIQELGDPTFVVERKVDGLSVVLRYKDGVLVEGITRGDGITGESVYENLLEIKSVPKTIPTKLPYLEVRGEVYMSNEAFERANKKQEETGGKVYQTARNLAAGTLRQLDPAVVRERELDIYVFNLEISQGKEFKSHSESLNWLSMQGFPVSPGFMVCKTADEVWECITKIGESRWELPFGIDGAVVKVDSLEDRKKLGITSKVPRWAVAYKYPPEQKETIVEDIIVQVGRTGRLTPLAILKPVKIAGTTVSKATLHNQDYIDSKDIRIGDTVIIQKAGDIIPEVLRSIPEKRPATAQKYVMPDKCPICGAPTLREEDGVEIRCTGTNCIAQAMRGIIYFASKDAMNIEGLGPSSVEALMSEGYIKDVSDIYLLKNYREELIDKGIVGKEKSVDNLIRAVEKSKENDIDRLITGLGIRNVGKQTARVLASNFADMEALQNVTYEQLIALPDFGDIMVRDILDFFSREENKALIERLKEAGVNMKSKVSDTKKDDRFAGKTFVLTGTLPSMTRDEATRIIQMYGGKVSGSVSKKTSYVLAGEEAGSKLTKAQDLGITILSEEEFKKMLE; translated from the coding sequence ATGGATATAAAGAAAAGAATTGAAGAGTTAAGGAAGACCATTGAATACCATAATGACAAATATTACAATCAGGATGATCCTGAAATTTCGGATTATGAGTATGATCAACTTTCTTTGGAATTGAGAAAGCTTGAGCAGGAATATCCTGAGTTTGCAGCACCCGATTCACCAACACAGAAAGTTGGGGGAACTGTTAAGCGTGAATTGAGAAAAGTTCAGCATGATGTTCCTGTAATAAGTCTTCAGGATGTTTTCTCAAAAGAGGAAGTATATAGTTTTGTCTATAAGATGATTCAGGAGTTGGGGGATCCGACTTTTGTTGTTGAACGGAAGGTTGACGGCCTTTCGGTTGTTTTAAGATATAAGGATGGTGTGCTGGTAGAAGGTATCACCAGAGGCGATGGGATAACCGGAGAATCGGTTTATGAAAATCTATTGGAAATCAAGTCTGTTCCCAAGACAATTCCGACCAAACTACCTTATTTGGAAGTTCGCGGGGAAGTGTATATGTCCAATGAGGCCTTTGAGAGAGCGAATAAAAAGCAGGAAGAAACTGGAGGTAAAGTGTATCAGACCGCCCGAAACCTTGCCGCCGGAACATTAAGGCAGTTAGATCCCGCTGTTGTCAGAGAAAGAGAACTGGATATATATGTTTTCAACCTGGAAATAAGTCAGGGTAAAGAATTTAAATCCCATTCCGAAAGTTTAAACTGGCTTTCCATGCAGGGCTTTCCTGTAAGTCCGGGCTTTATGGTCTGCAAAACTGCCGACGAGGTATGGGAGTGTATTACAAAGATTGGAGAGAGCCGTTGGGAGCTGCCCTTTGGAATTGATGGAGCAGTTGTCAAGGTGGATAGTTTGGAAGATCGGAAAAAGTTGGGGATAACCAGCAAAGTTCCGAGATGGGCTGTAGCTTACAAATATCCGCCGGAACAAAAGGAAACCATTGTGGAAGATATAATAGTGCAAGTTGGACGTACCGGAAGGCTTACTCCATTGGCAATTTTAAAGCCTGTGAAAATAGCCGGAACCACTGTGTCCAAAGCTACATTGCATAACCAGGATTATATCGATTCAAAGGATATTCGAATAGGTGATACGGTAATTATTCAAAAGGCAGGGGATATAATACCGGAAGTACTGAGGAGTATTCCGGAAAAACGTCCTGCAACTGCGCAGAAGTATGTTATGCCTGACAAATGCCCTATTTGCGGTGCCCCAACCCTTCGGGAGGAAGATGGGGTTGAAATAAGATGTACCGGTACCAATTGCATTGCACAGGCAATGCGAGGCATTATTTATTTTGCCTCCAAAGATGCCATGAATATAGAGGGACTGGGACCAAGTTCGGTAGAAGCCTTGATGTCTGAGGGGTATATAAAAGACGTATCGGATATATACCTTTTGAAAAATTACAGGGAAGAACTCATAGATAAGGGGATAGTAGGCAAGGAAAAGTCGGTTGATAACCTTATAAGAGCTGTTGAAAAGTCAAAAGAGAACGATATCGACAGGCTTATAACCGGATTAGGTATCAGAAATGTAGGGAAACAAACTGCAAGAGTGCTAGCTTCAAATTTTGCCGATATGGAAGCTCTCCAAAATGTCACCTATGAGCAGTTGATAGCATTACCGGATTTTGGCGACATTATGGTGCGGGATATCCTTGATTTCTTTTCCAGGGAAGAAAACAAAGCACTGATTGAAAGACTTAAAGAGGCCGGAGTAAATATGAAGTCAAAAGTTTCGGACACAAAAAAAGATGACCGTTTTGCCGGCAAAACTTTTGTATTGACGGGTACTTTGCCGTCCATGACCAGGGACGAGGCAACTAGAATAATCCAAATGTACGGCGGAAAAGTATCGGGAAGTGTGTCGAAAAAAACTTCCTATGTTCTTGCCGGTGAAGAGGCAGGAAGTAAACTTACAAAAGCTCAGGATTTGGGTATTACCATCCTCAGTGAGGAAGAGTTTAAGAAAATGTTGGAGTAA
- the gatA gene encoding Asp-tRNA(Asn)/Glu-tRNA(Gln) amidotransferase subunit GatA has translation MELYELTVHELSDLIKEKKVSAVEITKSFLERIEKIDSKVGSYLSVLGEDAVKRAMEIQEKIDKGEAKSPLSGIPVAIKDNICTEGIKTTCASKMLHNFVPPYNATVIKKLLDDNAVIIGKLNMDEFAMGGSTENSYFKPTKNPWDLERVPGGSSGGSAAAVAANLTAFALGSDTGGSIRQPASFCGVVGIKPTYGAVSRFGLVAFASSLDQIGPLTKDVTDCAVVLNCITGYDPMDSTSAKVEYPDYTKALVNDVKGLKIGIPKEYMGEGLNSEVREAVLNAVEVLRKLGAQCEEFSLPLTEYAIPAYYLISSAEASSNLARYDGIKYGYRAEKFTDLLDLYKQTRSEGFGTEVKRRIMLGTYALSSGYYDAYYKKALQVRTLIKKGFDEAFEKYDVILGPTAPTTAYKLGEKVNNPLEMYLGDIYTVSVNIAGLPGLVVPCGFDSKGLPIGLQLIGKPFDESTLLKVGYTFEQNTDCNKRASLGGEL, from the coding sequence GTGGAGTTATACGAACTTACGGTTCACGAACTGAGTGATTTGATAAAGGAGAAAAAAGTAAGTGCCGTAGAGATTACAAAATCATTTTTGGAAAGAATTGAAAAGATAGATTCCAAAGTCGGAAGTTACCTATCTGTTTTAGGCGAAGATGCCGTCAAAAGAGCTATGGAAATTCAGGAGAAAATCGACAAAGGCGAAGCAAAATCCCCTCTTTCAGGAATACCGGTTGCAATTAAAGATAATATTTGTACAGAAGGAATAAAAACAACTTGTGCATCAAAGATGCTGCACAATTTTGTACCTCCCTATAATGCCACTGTAATCAAAAAATTGTTGGATGACAATGCTGTCATTATAGGAAAGCTTAATATGGACGAGTTTGCAATGGGAGGTTCTACTGAAAATTCATATTTTAAACCTACAAAAAACCCTTGGGATTTGGAAAGAGTTCCCGGAGGTTCAAGCGGAGGTTCTGCCGCTGCAGTTGCTGCTAACTTGACAGCCTTTGCCTTAGGTTCGGATACCGGTGGATCAATAAGACAACCTGCGTCTTTTTGCGGAGTTGTGGGAATAAAACCTACATATGGGGCAGTTTCGAGGTTTGGTTTGGTCGCTTTTGCATCATCCCTTGACCAGATTGGTCCTTTAACCAAAGATGTTACCGACTGTGCCGTTGTTTTAAACTGTATAACAGGTTATGACCCGATGGATTCCACTTCAGCAAAGGTGGAATATCCCGACTATACCAAAGCACTTGTCAATGATGTAAAAGGTTTGAAAATAGGGATTCCGAAGGAATATATGGGTGAAGGCCTGAACTCTGAAGTACGAGAGGCTGTGTTAAATGCTGTAGAAGTATTGAGAAAGCTTGGTGCTCAATGTGAGGAGTTTTCACTTCCTCTTACTGAATACGCTATACCGGCATATTATCTGATTTCATCAGCGGAAGCCAGCTCAAACCTTGCAAGGTATGACGGTATAAAATACGGGTACAGGGCAGAAAAGTTCACCGATTTGCTGGATCTTTACAAGCAGACGAGAAGTGAAGGTTTCGGTACCGAAGTAAAGAGAAGAATAATGTTGGGTACTTATGCTCTTAGCTCCGGTTACTATGATGCCTATTATAAAAAGGCTTTACAGGTTAGAACCTTGATTAAAAAAGGCTTTGATGAAGCTTTTGAAAAATATGACGTTATTTTGGGGCCAACCGCTCCCACAACAGCATATAAACTTGGTGAAAAGGTAAACAATCCTCTTGAAATGTACTTGGGGGACATTTACACCGTTTCGGTAAATATTGCAGGACTGCCGGGGCTGGTTGTACCCTGCGGATTCGACAGCAAGGGGCTTCCCATAGGGCTTCAGCTTATAGGCAAACCTTTTGACGAAAGTACATTGCTTAAAGTGGGATATACCTTTGAACAAAATACCGACTGCAATAAAAGGGCAAGTCTTGGAGGTGAGTTGTAA
- the gatB gene encoding Asp-tRNA(Asn)/Glu-tRNA(Gln) amidotransferase subunit GatB, with protein MEYEIVIGLEVHAELSTKSKIYCSCTTEFGGEPNTHACPICTGMPGVLPVLNKKVVEYAVRAGLATNCHIAEYSKQDRKNYFYPDLPKAFQTSQYDLPLCSNGYIDIEVDGKTKRIGITRIHIEEDAGKLMHDEWDTASLIDYNRCGVPLIEIVTEPDMRSAQEVRAFLENLKAILQYIDVSDCKMQEGSLRADINLSVRPVGQKELGTRTEMKNLNSFKAIVRAVEGEAKRQIEVLESGGTIMQETRRWDDAKGISYAMRSKEEAHDYRYFPEPDLMPIVVDEKWKQEIKDSLPELPEARKKRYISEYGLPEYDASILTASKALADFFEDAVKNTDNAKAVSNWIMGDLLRMLKEKEMEAEQIPFPGAYLAKLVTLIDKGIISGTIAKKVFEKMFSQGKDPEVIVKEEGLEVVSDESALVAVVKKVLENNPQSVADYKSGKEKAFGFLVGQAMKETKGRANPQLINKILREELEK; from the coding sequence ATGGAATATGAAATAGTAATTGGTCTTGAAGTTCATGCCGAACTTTCAACAAAGTCAAAAATATACTGTTCTTGTACAACGGAGTTTGGAGGAGAACCGAACACTCACGCTTGTCCTATTTGTACCGGTATGCCTGGAGTACTTCCGGTTTTGAATAAAAAAGTTGTTGAATATGCTGTAAGAGCAGGGCTGGCTACTAATTGTCACATTGCTGAATACAGCAAGCAGGACAGAAAAAACTATTTTTATCCCGATTTGCCGAAGGCTTTTCAGACTTCCCAGTATGATCTTCCGTTGTGCTCAAACGGATATATCGATATCGAAGTGGACGGAAAGACAAAGAGAATAGGCATTACAAGAATTCATATAGAGGAAGATGCCGGAAAGCTTATGCATGATGAATGGGATACAGCTTCTCTTATTGATTATAACCGATGCGGTGTGCCTCTGATAGAAATTGTTACTGAGCCGGATATGAGGTCTGCCCAGGAGGTCAGAGCTTTTCTTGAAAATCTCAAGGCAATACTTCAATACATTGATGTATCCGACTGTAAAATGCAGGAAGGGTCATTGAGAGCAGATATAAATCTATCGGTAAGGCCTGTAGGACAGAAGGAGCTGGGTACAAGGACCGAAATGAAAAATCTGAACTCTTTCAAGGCTATAGTGAGAGCTGTTGAAGGAGAAGCAAAGAGGCAGATAGAAGTTTTAGAGAGCGGAGGAACCATTATGCAGGAGACACGGCGCTGGGATGATGCCAAAGGCATAAGCTATGCCATGAGAAGCAAGGAAGAGGCCCATGATTACAGATATTTTCCTGAACCCGATCTTATGCCTATAGTGGTTGATGAAAAATGGAAACAGGAAATAAAAGACAGTTTGCCGGAACTTCCTGAGGCGAGGAAAAAGCGTTATATCAGCGAGTATGGACTTCCTGAATATGATGCTTCAATACTTACTGCATCAAAAGCATTGGCTGATTTCTTTGAAGATGCCGTAAAGAATACCGATAATGCAAAAGCTGTAAGTAACTGGATAATGGGAGATCTTTTGAGAATGCTCAAGGAAAAGGAGATGGAAGCCGAGCAGATTCCTTTTCCGGGTGCATACCTTGCCAAACTGGTTACACTCATCGATAAGGGGATAATTAGCGGAACCATTGCTAAAAAAGTATTTGAAAAGATGTTTAGCCAGGGCAAGGATCCGGAAGTAATAGTAAAAGAAGAAGGTTTGGAAGTGGTAAGCGATGAAAGTGCTCTGGTGGCAGTTGTCAAAAAGGTCCTTGAGAACAATCCTCAATCGGTGGCAGATTATAAGAGTGGAAAGGAAAAAGCTTTCGGATTCTTAGTAGGACAAGCAATGAAAGAAACAAAAGGCAGAGCAAACCCGCAACTGATAAATAAAATATTAAGGGAAGAGCTGGAAAAATAA
- the gatC gene encoding Asp-tRNA(Asn)/Glu-tRNA(Gln) amidotransferase subunit GatC produces MKITEETIEHVANLARLNLSEEEKKALASDMEQIISYVDKLNELDTSNVEPTNHVIPITNVFREDKSEASFPREKILANAPSSENGCFKVPKIVE; encoded by the coding sequence GTGAAAATTACCGAAGAGACTATTGAACATGTTGCAAATCTTGCTAGATTAAATCTTTCCGAGGAGGAAAAGAAAGCACTGGCTTCAGATATGGAACAAATCATATCCTATGTGGACAAGCTTAATGAACTTGATACATCCAATGTGGAACCTACAAATCATGTTATACCCATAACCAATGTTTTTAGGGAGGATAAATCGGAAGCATCCTTTCCCAGGGAAAAGATTCTTGCCAATGCACCTTCCAGCGAAAATGGATGTTTTAAGGTGCCTAAAATTGTAGAGTAG
- a CDS encoding RNA polymerase sigma factor: MNQEELLIAKSLEGDMKSFETLVNLYKDKIYSFLLKMTLSKEDSDDLLQETFICVYKNLYKYNDKWKFSTWIYKIATNLLKNYWKKNKRLRTRELSQFPLDDLYNDSNNPEIKYENKENCLQILKILNELNYDYRIAFVLKYVKDLSIADIANITGTSPENAKMRLYRARKKYVTSLKSIRRS; the protein is encoded by the coding sequence TTGAATCAAGAAGAATTACTAATTGCAAAATCTCTTGAGGGCGATATGAAATCCTTCGAGACTTTAGTCAATTTATACAAAGACAAAATATATTCTTTCCTCCTTAAAATGACCTTATCAAAAGAAGATTCAGACGATCTTTTGCAAGAAACCTTTATTTGTGTTTACAAAAATTTGTACAAGTATAATGACAAATGGAAATTCTCCACTTGGATTTATAAAATTGCAACAAATTTACTTAAGAATTACTGGAAGAAAAACAAAAGGTTGCGTACCAGGGAACTTTCTCAATTTCCGCTAGATGATTTGTATAACGACTCCAATAATCCGGAGATAAAATATGAAAATAAAGAAAACTGTCTGCAAATTTTAAAGATTCTCAATGAGCTGAATTATGATTATAGAATAGCTTTCGTATTGAAATATGTAAAAGATCTTTCAATTGCCGATATAGCCAATATCACCGGAACTTCGCCGGAAAATGCAAAGATGCGGCTTTATCGGGCAAGAAAAAAATATGTAACGAGTTTAAAAAGTATCAGAAGGAGTTGA
- a CDS encoding PIG-L deacetylase family protein translates to MKLNKSTAEYFVFDNAPLDKAIGRTTHMAVAAHQDDTEIMAYDGIQKCFGKEDLWFTAVVVTNGAGSPRNGIYQKYTDEDMKRIRKMEQKKAAFVGEYGFLAMLDYESAEVKDKHNREPVEDLKQIISMARPKVIYTHNLADKHSTHVAVALKLISALRELPEEIRPEKLYGCEVWGKLDWVKDDEKVVFNVSDHPNIAQSLLGVFDSQICGGKRYDQAALGNRQSNATFLSAYNVDVYSSAILGMDLTPLIRNENMDIAEYIKGYIDRFSEEVSEKINKMI, encoded by the coding sequence ATGAAGCTTAATAAAAGCACTGCTGAGTATTTTGTATTTGATAATGCACCTTTGGATAAAGCCATTGGACGCACAACACACATGGCTGTAGCAGCACATCAGGATGATACTGAAATAATGGCCTATGACGGAATACAAAAATGCTTCGGAAAAGAAGACCTGTGGTTTACGGCAGTTGTGGTCACTAATGGAGCCGGAAGTCCGAGAAACGGCATTTATCAAAAATACACCGATGAAGATATGAAAAGAATAAGAAAAATGGAACAGAAAAAAGCGGCATTTGTTGGGGAATATGGCTTTTTGGCAATGCTGGATTACGAGAGTGCCGAGGTTAAGGACAAGCATAACAGGGAACCGGTGGAAGATTTGAAGCAGATTATTTCAATGGCAAGGCCCAAGGTTATATATACCCATAATTTGGCGGATAAACACAGTACCCATGTTGCTGTAGCTTTAAAGCTTATCAGCGCTCTAAGGGAATTGCCGGAAGAAATAAGACCTGAAAAGCTATACGGCTGCGAAGTGTGGGGAAAGCTGGATTGGGTGAAGGATGACGAAAAAGTGGTTTTTAACGTTTCGGACCATCCTAATATAGCACAAAGCCTTTTAGGGGTTTTTGACTCACAGATTTGCGGCGGAAAGAGATACGATCAGGCTGCTTTGGGAAACAGGCAGTCAAATGCCACGTTTTTATCGGCCTATAATGTGGATGTATATTCATCGGCAATACTGGGCATGGATCTAACTCCCCTTATCAGGAATGAAAATATGGATATTGCAGAGTATATAAAAGGATATATTGATAGATTTTCTGAAGAGGTATCGGAGAAAATTAATAAAATGATATGA
- a CDS encoding M50 family metallopeptidase encodes MKNTWRYLLIQTILIILWNQVIVSPFRAVSLIFHKFGHALSAVIFGHGLTVFKTVFGNSRDIIFSGDSWIASFIMANGGYISSILFCLLVFFLKKTKVRKFLLGSTAIIYIVFCIAFASSVETTISALIFSLIVILVLMIQTDGINDLMLDIIGISMAAYVIYDAFVDTILLNLNNRFSIVRSWSANPPGDMVRLAELTGFPVIVWGIIWFAIAVVSVNILLIKVVSKR; translated from the coding sequence ATGAAAAATACTTGGAGATATCTTTTGATTCAGACAATTCTTATCATATTGTGGAATCAGGTAATAGTAAGTCCTTTCAGGGCTGTGTCCTTAATTTTTCATAAATTTGGACATGCTTTGTCGGCAGTTATATTTGGGCATGGTTTGACGGTTTTTAAAACAGTATTTGGAAACAGCAGGGATATAATATTTAGCGGGGATAGTTGGATTGCAAGTTTTATAATGGCAAACGGCGGATATATTTCAAGCATATTGTTTTGCCTGCTTGTATTCTTTTTGAAAAAAACTAAAGTAAGGAAGTTTTTGCTTGGTAGTACTGCAATAATATATATAGTTTTCTGCATTGCTTTTGCTTCTTCTGTTGAAACAACGATTTCTGCTTTAATTTTTTCCTTAATTGTAATTTTGGTTCTAATGATTCAGACAGACGGCATAAATGATCTGATGCTGGATATTATAGGTATTTCTATGGCGGCTTATGTTATCTACGATGCATTTGTGGATACTATTCTATTGAATCTTAACAATAGATTTTCCATTGTGAGAAGCTGGAGTGCAAATCCTCCCGGTGATATGGTAAGGCTTGCTGAGTTGACCGGTTTCCCTGTAATTGTATGGGGAATTATATGGTTTGCCATAGCAGTTGTTTCTGTAAATATATTGTTAATAAAAGTTGTTTCCAAAAGATAG